A genome region from Schaalia sp. 19OD2882 includes the following:
- the rlmB gene encoding 23S rRNA (guanosine(2251)-2'-O)-methyltransferase RlmB — MAGNDGRRGAVRKPGSKKGAKVGTGGHSRRRLEGKGPTPKAEDRTYHPAHKRKLARQKREEQEAAIARARAKSSIRIPAGHELIAGRNPVAEAARAGVPFSRVFVLGNVKDDRVEEVVRLASSMGAPAFEVTRRDLDVATDGAVHQGVAAEVPEYQYAEVQDLVADSQQQIDLPLLIALDQVTDPHNLGAVLRSAGAFGGDGVIIPERRSAGVTATAWKVSAGAAARVPVARATNLVRALEECKKAGFFIVGLDGGGDAELRGLPLAESPLVLVTGAEGAGLSRLVRETCDQVVSIPISSTVESLNAAVATGIALYEVASLRAAAASRG; from the coding sequence ATGGCAGGCAATGACGGGCGCAGGGGCGCCGTGCGCAAGCCGGGCTCGAAAAAGGGGGCCAAGGTCGGCACCGGCGGGCACTCCCGCAGGCGCCTGGAAGGCAAAGGCCCCACGCCGAAGGCCGAGGACCGCACCTACCATCCCGCGCACAAGCGCAAGCTCGCCCGTCAAAAGCGTGAGGAACAGGAGGCCGCCATTGCGCGCGCCCGCGCCAAGTCCTCGATCCGCATCCCCGCCGGCCACGAACTGATCGCCGGACGCAACCCCGTGGCCGAGGCCGCCCGGGCCGGAGTGCCCTTCTCGCGCGTCTTCGTCCTCGGCAATGTCAAGGACGACCGTGTCGAAGAGGTCGTCCGCCTGGCCTCGTCCATGGGGGCCCCGGCCTTCGAGGTCACCCGACGCGACTTGGACGTGGCCACCGACGGAGCCGTCCACCAAGGGGTCGCTGCCGAGGTCCCGGAATACCAGTACGCCGAGGTCCAGGACCTCGTCGCCGACTCCCAGCAGCAGATCGACCTGCCGCTGCTCATCGCCTTGGACCAGGTGACCGACCCGCACAACCTGGGGGCCGTTCTGCGCAGCGCCGGAGCCTTTGGCGGCGACGGGGTCATCATCCCCGAGCGTCGCAGCGCCGGAGTGACCGCCACCGCGTGGAAGGTCTCGGCAGGCGCGGCCGCACGGGTGCCCGTGGCCCGGGCGACGAATCTCGTGCGTGCCCTGGAGGAGTGCAAGAAGGCGGGATTCTTCATCGTCGGCCTGGACGGGGGAGGTGACGCCGAACTCCGTGGTCTGCCCTTGGCGGAGTCCCCGCTGGTTCTCGTCACCGGCGCCGAAGGCGCGGGTCTGTCGCGGCTGGTGCGCGAGACCTGCGACCAAGTGGTCTCCATCCCGATCTCCTCGACCGTGGAGTCACTCAATGCGGCCGTCGCCACCGGCATCGCCCTGTACGAGGTCGCCTCGCTCCGGGCTGCTGCCGCCTCACGTGGCTGA
- a CDS encoding SPFH domain-containing protein: MAERTTSSALADTPGLAGPGGDQPGTITARVDISEKPAWSAGGGAAFLVLLLLLAAVALSVTGIVHGAVLADTDDPAAPAVIGGGIAGMVVLMFLFTALTVVSPGQTSVRQFFGKYVGTVRRTGLVLVTPLSRGKKVSVKVHNFETSELKVNDSDGNPVTIAAIVVWQVADTARAVFAVEEYEEFIKAQAESALRHVATIHPYDEPGPGETSLRGGTEQVSAELAAEVAARVAMAGLEIVEVRISSLAYAPEIAQAMLQRQQAGAVIAARERIVEGAVTMVEQALNRLDEQDVVNLDDERKAQMVSNLLVVLCSDSRAQPIVNAGSLY; this comes from the coding sequence ATGGCTGAAAGGACCACTTCGTCCGCATTGGCTGACACCCCCGGCCTTGCAGGGCCCGGAGGGGACCAGCCCGGCACCATCACCGCACGCGTCGACATTTCTGAGAAGCCCGCATGGTCGGCTGGCGGAGGTGCGGCATTCCTCGTCCTGCTGCTCCTGCTGGCCGCAGTGGCCCTGTCCGTCACCGGGATCGTGCACGGTGCAGTCCTCGCCGACACCGACGACCCCGCCGCACCGGCCGTCATCGGTGGCGGCATTGCCGGCATGGTCGTGCTCATGTTCCTGTTCACCGCGTTGACCGTGGTCAGCCCCGGCCAGACCAGCGTGCGCCAGTTCTTCGGCAAGTACGTCGGCACCGTGCGCCGCACCGGCCTGGTCCTGGTCACCCCCTTGTCCAGAGGCAAGAAGGTCTCCGTCAAGGTCCACAACTTCGAGACCAGCGAGCTCAAGGTCAACGACTCCGACGGCAACCCCGTCACCATCGCCGCGATTGTCGTGTGGCAGGTGGCCGACACCGCCCGCGCCGTCTTCGCCGTGGAGGAGTACGAGGAGTTCATCAAGGCCCAGGCCGAGTCCGCCCTGCGTCATGTGGCCACCATCCACCCCTATGACGAGCCCGGCCCGGGGGAGACCTCCCTGCGCGGGGGCACCGAACAGGTCAGCGCCGAACTGGCGGCGGAGGTGGCCGCCCGCGTGGCCATGGCCGGCCTGGAGATCGTCGAGGTGCGAATCTCCTCATTGGCCTACGCCCCGGAGATCGCCCAAGCCATGCTGCAGCGCCAGCAGGCCGGAGCCGTCATCGCCGCCCGCGAGCGCATTGTCGAGGGCGCCGTCACCATGGTCGAGCAGGCGCTGAACCGCCTGGATGAGCAGGACGTCGTCAACCTGGACGACGAACGCAAAGCGCAGATGGTCTCGAATCTGCTGGTCGTCCTGTGCTCGGACAGCCGGGCGCAGCCGATCGTCAACGCCGGCTCACTCTACTGA